The DNA window GGAACTACCTCTTCTTTGCATACTATCCATATGGTGAAGAAAATACCAAAATAAAAAATCATTTTGAAGACATTATCAAATATATCAATATTTTTGATAAAGGTTTTGATAGGTCTGATGTTGAGATATATGGATTAAAAGATTAAAGATATTTTACCTTACTTGATTTATTATTTTGTTTGCCAAGTTGATTAGCTATTGCAGCTATTTCATCTTGGAGATTCTTTGCCTTCTGGATAAGAATTGTCCTCTCCTTCTGTATCCGATACATATCCTCAGTCTTGACACTACTCCTCTTAACAACCCTCGTGAGATCAGCTTGATTTCGTTCAAGCTTTGACATTACCTCAGATAGCTGCTCTTTCTTTACTACAAGTTCGGCCTCTAGTTCTTGGATAGCCGTATTCACTTTAGGCCCCTCTATTGAGGTTGAATTTTCTTCTATTTTATTCTGTTGATATTTGTCTATAATTTTTACTAGAAGGCTCTCAGGGATGATAATCTTCTTGTCGCAATGAGGACACTTTATTTCAACGTCTTTCATCTAAACACTCTCTTGGCTCTAAGGTATAGATTGAGTTTGCTATATATAAGAATTAAGATTAATTAAAAGAAAAATAGAAAATTATTGTTTTTCTATCTCATCTAAGATTCTCATCCCTTTGTTAAATGCAGGCATGCCTGAAGTTAGTAAGACAACTCTTAGTACATCAACAATTTCATCCTTTGTTATATTAAATTCATTCATCCCCGACATCATCTGTCTTTTTGTTGCACTTTCATCTGCTCTAGCTGCTGTTATTCCAAGTGCAACTAATTTCTGAGTCCTATAGTCTAAGACTCTTCCAGTGAAAACTGCTTCGTCAAGCTTTACTATAGCTTCATATATCTCTGGATATTCATTTTTTATTTTGTTTACACCTTTTCCGTAAAATACGCCGTCTTTCATTATAACACCAATAATGAAAAGGAAAACAAGAAATATAAAATGAACGATTATAGATATTTAAACAAAAGTCACAGCCTGCATCGAAATACTGTTTTAGGTGTGCCATTCTCCTTGATGAAGATAAAAATCTATAATGGAGATGGAAAGTCAGAAATGAGGGAAAAGTTCTTTGATATTTCAAAAATAGATAGAAGT is part of the Methanofastidiosum sp. genome and encodes:
- a CDS encoding carboxymuconolactone decarboxylase family protein, with the translated sequence MKDGVFYGKGVNKIKNEYPEIYEAIVKLDEAVFTGRVLDYRTQKLVALGITAARADESATKRQMMSGMNEFNITKDEIVDVLRVVLLTSGMPAFNKGMRILDEIEKQ